One Mycoavidus sp. HKI genomic region harbors:
- a CDS encoding asparagine synthase C-terminal domain-containing protein has translation MTVLGIIYPQTQEFLTPNRDWVLTQDKTGQIAGALWQEADERHTTCTLYRESEAYFYGFYGQAFSKQDNTEINENDLREIALKGPSLLTAKFWGRYLFVCFDKVAKKFICCCDPSNQWAIYWSWSERHGLLFSDSMTCLHQTLKERGERPGWNTSFFTTWLRTGSVQSGELPFEGVSELPPGCAIFYTHGHKPEMLPVWNPLMSATDGLASQNPYEILKNYLSLQMPNDERPVLELSGGLESSSVLLALRAVAPAQQRIACAHYYNSAVGSSNELEHARRVAQSAGAQLGEIDTDVLSFAPVKDLPRVAKPHIRYCLLAFNQHFASRLEERENSVLISGHGGDSLFLAPPPFGVLADAMLTLRWRQLFRIAMDLALIRRTSLAHIGWQAIKSALAADPSEGVSGTFGLISDAAQLPPLDGRSHLHPFMQKTKTRLPGKLYQLFLAYLALDDVRTPAYPFKKGTHYPFLCQPMVEYALSIPSYRHFDGPHNRIIVRQAVSEATGYPHLWRRNKGETSGIDLLGIRQHKDHVMAHCLEGFLVKQGYIDPIKTRHAIQESCKGRSEYFMDILHLYAAELFIQGWQ, from the coding sequence ATGACCGTTCTCGGCATCATTTATCCCCAAACACAGGAATTTTTAACGCCAAACCGGGACTGGGTTTTAACTCAAGATAAAACCGGCCAAATAGCCGGTGCGTTATGGCAGGAAGCAGACGAGCGCCATACTACATGCACTCTGTATCGTGAGAGCGAAGCGTATTTCTATGGCTTTTATGGGCAAGCTTTTTCAAAGCAAGACAATACTGAAATTAATGAAAATGACTTGCGTGAGATTGCCTTAAAAGGCCCGTCTTTATTAACCGCTAAATTTTGGGGGCGGTATTTATTTGTCTGCTTTGATAAGGTAGCCAAGAAATTCATTTGCTGTTGCGATCCGAGTAACCAGTGGGCAATCTATTGGTCATGGTCTGAGCGCCACGGGTTGTTGTTTTCAGACAGCATGACCTGCTTGCATCAGACGCTCAAGGAGAGGGGCGAGCGCCCGGGATGGAATACCTCGTTTTTTACCACTTGGCTGCGAACCGGTTCAGTGCAAAGTGGCGAGTTGCCATTTGAGGGTGTCTCGGAGCTGCCACCAGGATGCGCTATTTTCTATACGCATGGACATAAGCCGGAAATGTTGCCGGTTTGGAATCCGCTGATGAGCGCGACAGATGGCTTAGCCTCTCAAAATCCGTATGAGATTTTGAAAAACTACCTGAGCTTGCAGATGCCAAACGATGAGCGGCCGGTATTAGAACTTTCAGGCGGCTTAGAGTCGAGCTCTGTTTTATTGGCATTGCGCGCGGTAGCGCCTGCTCAGCAGCGGATTGCTTGCGCTCATTATTACAATTCGGCGGTGGGCTCGTCTAACGAACTTGAGCATGCCCGCCGCGTCGCCCAAAGCGCCGGTGCTCAGCTCGGTGAAATCGACACTGACGTTTTATCGTTTGCGCCGGTCAAAGATCTGCCGCGTGTTGCCAAGCCGCATATCCGATATTGCTTGCTGGCCTTTAATCAGCATTTTGCGAGCCGGCTCGAAGAGCGTGAAAATAGTGTTTTGATTAGCGGACATGGCGGGGATTCGCTCTTTCTAGCACCGCCGCCTTTTGGCGTGCTGGCCGATGCCATGCTCACGTTGCGCTGGCGGCAGTTGTTTCGGATTGCGATGGATTTGGCGTTGATCCGTAGAACATCGCTCGCGCACATTGGGTGGCAGGCTATCAAGTCTGCACTCGCTGCGGACCCCTCCGAGGGCGTGAGCGGCACATTTGGCTTAATCTCTGACGCGGCCCAATTACCCCCCCTTGATGGCCGCTCTCATTTGCATCCGTTTATGCAAAAAACCAAGACTCGCTTGCCTGGCAAGTTATACCAATTATTCCTCGCCTATTTGGCGCTTGATGATGTCAGGACGCCAGCGTATCCATTCAAAAAGGGTACGCATTATCCATTTCTTTGCCAGCCAATGGTCGAATATGCGCTGTCGATACCCAGCTACCGTCATTTTGATGGTCCCCATAATCGGATTATCGTGCGGCAAGCCGTCTCCGAGGCAACCGGCTATCCACATCTCTGGCGGCGTAACAAAGGTGAAACCTCCGGTATCGATTTGCTCGGCATACGCCAACATAAGGATCATGTGATGGCGCACTGTCTTGAGGGTTTTCTTGTTAAGCAAGGGTATATCGACCCAATTAAAACCCGTCACGCAATCCAGGAAAGTTGCAAAGGTCGTAGCGAATATTTTATGGATATTCTTCATCTTTATGCCGCAGAACTCTTTATTCAAGGATGGCAATAG
- a CDS encoding lasso peptide biosynthesis B2 protein: MPNIFGACFSGQIIVLDVIRDRYVVLSHGQSAAVAPYLGLDSASFEVNVASNTSILQKLIEAHLVTEQTFPAVDPKLNSVSPSPQTGGMSANGWKLADNAFEHRPAWRWIIRAMLDLRAVHKHATKQGLTGVLQLCSQAIGQNDLRFGQTEEYTPFVNALNWACLFYPKPTKCLEWSAALTLVCARAGLASKLLIGVQSFPFYAHAWSETDHAIIGDSALRRKELSVILEFPTPLLELPYDRSRHHLSPNTGIFNAKPGLGFNSR, from the coding sequence ATGCCCAATATTTTTGGGGCTTGTTTTTCAGGGCAAATTATTGTGCTCGACGTGATCCGTGATCGGTACGTCGTTTTATCTCATGGGCAGTCAGCCGCAGTCGCTCCTTATCTTGGCCTTGATTCGGCTTCTTTTGAAGTGAATGTTGCCTCCAATACCAGTATTTTGCAAAAATTAATTGAGGCCCATTTAGTCACAGAGCAAACCTTTCCGGCAGTCGATCCCAAATTAAATTCGGTCAGTCCTTCCCCGCAAACAGGAGGGATGTCTGCTAATGGGTGGAAGCTGGCGGATAATGCTTTTGAGCATAGGCCTGCTTGGCGCTGGATTATAAGAGCGATGCTTGACCTAAGAGCGGTACACAAGCACGCTACAAAGCAGGGGCTCACTGGCGTCTTGCAACTGTGTTCTCAAGCTATTGGGCAAAATGATTTGCGTTTTGGGCAAACAGAAGAATACACGCCTTTTGTGAATGCACTCAATTGGGCGTGTTTATTCTATCCAAAACCCACTAAATGCCTGGAGTGGTCTGCAGCGCTAACGCTCGTGTGTGCGCGTGCCGGCCTGGCATCAAAGCTGCTAATTGGCGTCCAATCTTTCCCATTTTATGCGCATGCGTGGTCGGAAACTGACCATGCGATCATTGGCGACAGTGCTCTGAGAAGAAAGGAGCTGTCCGTCATTCTTGAATTTCCAACACCGCTCTTGGAATTACCCTATGACCGTTCTCGGCATCATTTATCCCCAAACACAGGAATTTTTAACGCCAAACCGGGACTGGGTTTTAACTCAAGATAA
- a CDS encoding burhizin family lasso peptide, whose product MIKNQELNSQAIQLDDEALTQFSASEATMGGSGQYREAGVGRFL is encoded by the coding sequence ATGATTAAGAATCAAGAACTCAATTCGCAAGCTATCCAATTAGATGATGAAGCGTTAACGCAATTTAGCGCTTCTGAAGCAACCATGGGTGGCTCAGGACAATATAGAGAAGCTGGCGTTGGTCGGTTCCTATAA
- a CDS encoding burhizin family lasso peptide, translating into MTDSKKTTTQDTQLKDEALTEFCASESTMGGSGQYREAGVGRFL; encoded by the coding sequence ATGACCGATAGCAAAAAAACCACCACACAAGATACCCAATTGAAAGACGAAGCTCTCACCGAGTTTTGTGCTTCCGAATCGACAATGGGTGGCTCAGGACAATATAGAGAAGCTGGCGTTGGTCGGTTCCTATAA
- a CDS encoding superoxide dismutase family protein has translation MKNQSGKVLSPVFIMLMIVGVFSVLNAGCSTLFGPREKSAHAILLPVVGGTARGTVNFVERADGMQVTYNIVDLPPNSDYRFQIYERGHCDAFTARNTGQVFDPSRLSWSGTPGNARPAGNMPNIKADTNGVATGFVVVTELTLDGIRSVIGRSVVVLHDEDTSVGKSRLACGVIRR, from the coding sequence ATGAAAAACCAATCAGGCAAGGTGCTTTCTCCGGTTTTTATCATGCTGATGATAGTGGGTGTTTTCAGTGTGCTGAATGCCGGATGTTCGACTTTATTCGGGCCGCGTGAAAAGAGCGCGCACGCGATACTTCTGCCGGTGGTGGGGGGTACTGCACGCGGTACGGTTAATTTTGTTGAGCGTGCAGATGGTATGCAGGTCACCTACAATATCGTGGACTTACCGCCAAACAGTGATTACAGATTTCAAATTTATGAACGGGGCCACTGCGATGCATTCACTGCACGCAATACTGGTCAAGTGTTCGACCCGAGTCGCTTGAGTTGGAGTGGCACACCGGGTAACGCGCGCCCAGCAGGCAATATGCCCAATATTAAAGCGGACACAAATGGTGTCGCAACGGGTTTTGTGGTGGTCACTGAATTGACATTGGACGGTATTCGTTCAGTGATCGGCCGCTCGGTTGTTGTGCTGCATGATGAGGATACTTCTGTAGGAAAATCACGGCTTGCTTGTGGCGTGATTCGACGGTAG
- the apbC gene encoding iron-sulfur cluster carrier protein ApbC, protein MSIDNAQIQAALAQIIDPHMGEDLISTKSIHHSAIEKGCVTVDVVLNYPAQSQFEALHTRITHALSALPGVESVDITISQQITAHAVQHGIKLLPNVKNIIAVASGKGGVGKSTTAVNLALALAAEGASVGLLDADIYGPSQPMMLGLEGKPESKDGKSMEPLERYGIQVNSIGFLVGTDTPMVWRGPMVTSAFDQLLKQTNWRELDYLVIDMPPGTGDIQLTLAQRVPVTGAVIVTTPQDIALLDAKRGLKMFEKVGIPILGIVENMSTHICTQCGHAEPIFGAGGAAQMCAQYGVELVGSLPLDISIRERTDAGCPTVVAQPQGHNAGIYREIARKVAIAIARKARDMRSKFPDIVVQNT, encoded by the coding sequence ATGAGTATTGATAACGCTCAGATTCAAGCTGCACTCGCTCAGATTATCGATCCGCATATGGGCGAGGACCTGATCTCAACAAAAAGCATTCACCATAGTGCGATCGAAAAAGGCTGCGTGACGGTTGATGTGGTGCTCAACTATCCGGCGCAAAGTCAGTTTGAGGCGCTGCATACTCGCATTACCCATGCGCTTTCTGCCTTGCCTGGGGTGGAGAGTGTTGACATCACTATTTCGCAGCAAATTACCGCACACGCGGTTCAGCACGGTATTAAATTACTCCCCAATGTGAAAAATATCATTGCCGTCGCATCTGGCAAAGGTGGGGTGGGTAAAAGCACCACAGCCGTTAACCTAGCGCTGGCGCTGGCGGCCGAAGGAGCGAGCGTTGGCCTGCTGGATGCCGATATCTATGGCCCATCCCAGCCGATGATGCTTGGCCTTGAGGGCAAGCCTGAATCAAAAGACGGCAAATCGATGGAGCCGCTTGAGCGCTATGGCATTCAAGTGAATTCGATTGGTTTTTTGGTTGGCACGGATACGCCAATGGTTTGGCGGGGGCCAATGGTCACGTCTGCATTTGATCAGTTGCTAAAGCAAACCAACTGGCGTGAACTAGACTATTTAGTTATCGACATGCCGCCGGGTACTGGGGATATCCAGTTGACGCTAGCGCAGCGGGTGCCAGTGACTGGCGCGGTGATTGTGACTACGCCGCAAGATATTGCCTTACTTGACGCTAAAAGAGGGCTAAAAATGTTCGAGAAAGTGGGGATTCCAATTCTTGGCATTGTGGAGAATATGAGTACGCATATTTGTACTCAATGTGGGCATGCAGAGCCTATTTTTGGCGCGGGCGGTGCAGCGCAAATGTGCGCTCAATACGGCGTTGAACTGGTGGGTAGTTTGCCGCTTGATATCAGTATTCGTGAGCGCACCGATGCGGGGTGTCCAACTGTGGTGGCGCAGCCGCAAGGTCACAATGCAGGCATTTATCGTGAAATTGCTCGCAAAGTTGCCATTGCTATTGCGCGTAAGGCGCGCGATATGCGCTCAAAGTTTCCAGATATTGTGGTGCAAAATACCTAG
- a CDS encoding IS5 family transposase: protein MGPKATASTGDLFRHPLNEQINMKHPLVRLAGLINWDQLSALMSESFTSNRGRPATSPRLIAGLLYLQYAFNLSDEEVVLGWLENPYQQFFTGETYLQTEAPIDPSSLTRWRNRLGEAGVEELLAETIEAAKRSDVIKASSVKRVIVDTTVMEKAISHPTDSRLLERCREHLVKVAAQYGLKLRQNYNRIAPRLSTQISRYAHAKQYKRMNKALGTLRSRVGRVMRDVERQIESVAVQGRDALRELISRTKRIISQRPKDKDKLYALHAPEVECIAKGKARKPYEFGVKVSITTTHQEGLVVGARSMPGNPYDGHTLAEALEQAAILCDVTPEVAIVDRGYKGIEIDGVKIYHSGMRRGITRTLRAVIKRRSAIEPTIGHMKADGKLDRNWLKGALGDAMHAVLCGAGHNLRMILRKLRLFYVFLLSVLFRHTFTVGLSF, encoded by the coding sequence ATGGGTCCAAAGGCAACGGCGAGCACAGGAGATTTATTCCGGCATCCGCTAAACGAACAGATCAATATGAAGCATCCGTTGGTGCGACTGGCGGGTTTAATCAACTGGGATCAGCTTAGCGCGTTGATGAGTGAGAGCTTCACCTCAAACAGAGGTCGACCTGCGACCTCGCCGCGGCTCATAGCCGGCTTACTGTATCTGCAATACGCATTCAATTTGTCTGATGAAGAGGTGGTGTTGGGTTGGCTGGAAAACCCCTACCAACAATTTTTTACAGGGGAAACGTACCTTCAAACTGAGGCACCGATTGACCCGTCAAGTCTAACGCGTTGGCGTAATCGGCTTGGTGAAGCGGGCGTAGAAGAGCTATTAGCGGAGACGATCGAAGCGGCCAAACGTAGTGATGTCATCAAAGCATCGAGCGTAAAACGAGTGATCGTTGACACCACGGTGATGGAGAAGGCGATATCGCATCCTACCGATTCGCGATTGCTAGAGCGTTGCCGAGAGCATCTGGTGAAAGTGGCGGCACAATACGGTTTAAAGTTACGGCAAAACTACAACCGAATTGCGCCTCGCCTATCAACCCAGATCAGCCGTTATGCGCACGCGAAGCAGTACAAACGAATGAACAAGGCGTTGGGTACACTACGTTCGCGAGTGGGGCGAGTGATGCGTGACGTTGAGAGACAAATCGAGTCAGTGGCCGTACAAGGCCGTGATGCATTGAGAGAGTTGATATCCCGCACAAAACGAATCATTTCGCAAAGGCCCAAGGATAAAGACAAACTCTATGCTCTGCATGCCCCAGAAGTGGAATGCATAGCCAAGGGCAAGGCGCGTAAGCCTTACGAGTTCGGTGTGAAAGTATCGATCACGACGACTCACCAGGAAGGGTTGGTGGTTGGCGCACGCTCAATGCCAGGAAATCCTTATGACGGTCATACGCTGGCCGAAGCACTAGAACAAGCAGCGATCCTGTGTGATGTGACTCCAGAGGTTGCGATCGTTGATCGCGGTTACAAAGGCATTGAGATCGATGGCGTAAAAATCTATCACTCTGGTATGCGTCGGGGTATCACACGTACGCTACGCGCGGTCATCAAACGACGCAGTGCCATTGAGCCCACTATTGGCCATATGAAAGCGGATGGGAAACTAGACCGAAATTGGCTCAAAGGCGCGTTAGGCGATGCCATGCACGCGGTGCTCTGTGGTGCTGGGCATAACTTACGTATGATCCTCAGAAAGCTTCGGCTTTTTTACGTCTTTCTTTTATCCGTTTTATTCCGTCATACCTTTACTGTTGGTTTGAGTTTTTAG